One genomic segment of Anaerolineae bacterium includes these proteins:
- a CDS encoding threonine--tRNA ligase, whose translation MNDHQDERLHRIRHSAAHVMADAVLELFPGAKIGIGPAIADGFYYDFDLPRPLTPEDLEIIEQRMREIIKGGYPFERKVVTPEEAREIFKDQPYKLELIEGLVSGRENEDGEVIQAPAQEITIYRHRNFTDLCKGPHVEKTSDIPIDGFKLLKTAGAYWRGDERNPQLQRIYGTAWLSKEELDAYLQRLEEIERRDHRRLGKQLDIYSIDLDIGPGLVLWHPNGAIIRHEIENFWRNEHLKRGYSLVYTPHIASERIYEISGHLEAYADMMYAPMEIEGRPYRVKPMNCPGHIKIFKSQLRSYRDLPIRYAELGTVYRFERSGVLHGLLRVRGFTQDDAHIFCRPDQLQEEIDGVLDLTEFMMSTFGYRYKAYLSTRPEKYIGTDEQWEFATEKLRAALEQRGMEYEVDEGGGVFYGPKIDTKLWDALGREWQGPTLQLDLNLPERFDVNYIGEDGKEHRVIILHRTVLGSMERFIGGLLEHYAGAFPPWLAPVQAIFIPIADRHNAYCHARAELLRQAGLRVQVDDSSERMSAKIRQAQLQKIPYMLVVGDRELEAGAVAVRLRSGEDLGSVPFETFQQQLTEAVRTRRFELWK comes from the coding sequence ATGAACGACCATCAGGACGAGAGACTGCACCGCATCCGACACTCCGCCGCCCACGTCATGGCCGATGCCGTGCTCGAGCTCTTCCCGGGCGCCAAGATCGGCATCGGGCCGGCCATCGCCGACGGCTTCTACTACGATTTCGACCTGCCGCGTCCGCTTACACCTGAGGACCTGGAGATCATCGAACAGCGCATGCGCGAGATCATCAAGGGAGGCTATCCCTTTGAGCGCAAGGTCGTCACGCCGGAGGAGGCGCGGGAGATTTTCAAGGACCAGCCGTATAAGCTGGAGCTGATCGAGGGGTTGGTCTCCGGCCGCGAGAACGAGGACGGCGAGGTGATCCAGGCGCCGGCGCAGGAGATCACCATCTACCGCCACCGCAATTTCACCGACCTGTGCAAAGGGCCACATGTGGAGAAGACCAGCGACATCCCCATAGATGGCTTCAAGCTCCTGAAGACCGCCGGCGCCTACTGGCGCGGGGACGAGCGCAACCCCCAGCTCCAGCGCATTTACGGCACCGCCTGGCTCTCGAAGGAAGAGCTGGATGCCTACCTCCAGCGGTTAGAGGAGATTGAGCGGCGCGACCACCGCCGGCTGGGCAAACAACTGGACATCTACTCCATTGACCTGGACATCGGCCCAGGGCTGGTGCTCTGGCATCCCAATGGCGCCATCATCCGCCACGAGATCGAGAATTTCTGGCGCAACGAACACCTGAAGCGGGGCTACAGCCTGGTCTACACGCCGCATATCGCCAGCGAGCGCATCTATGAAATCAGCGGCCACCTGGAGGCCTATGCGGACATGATGTACGCGCCCATGGAGATCGAGGGCCGGCCGTATCGCGTCAAGCCCATGAACTGCCCCGGCCATATCAAGATCTTCAAGAGCCAGTTGCGCTCCTATCGCGACCTGCCCATCCGTTATGCCGAACTGGGCACCGTCTACCGCTTCGAGCGCTCCGGTGTCCTGCACGGCCTCCTGCGGGTGCGCGGCTTTACCCAGGACGATGCCCATATCTTCTGCCGGCCGGACCAGCTTCAGGAGGAGATCGACGGGGTCCTGGACCTGACCGAGTTCATGATGTCCACTTTCGGTTATCGCTACAAGGCCTATCTCTCCACTCGACCGGAGAAATACATCGGCACGGACGAACAGTGGGAGTTCGCCACGGAGAAACTGCGCGCCGCGCTGGAACAGCGCGGCATGGAGTACGAGGTGGACGAGGGCGGCGGCGTCTTCTACGGCCCGAAGATCGATACCAAGCTCTGGGACGCGCTGGGACGGGAATGGCAGGGGCCGACCCTGCAGTTGGACCTGAACCTGCCCGAGCGCTTCGATGTCAATTACATCGGCGAGGACGGTAAGGAGCATCGCGTCATCATCCTGCACCGCACGGTGTTGGGCTCCATGGAACGCTTCATCGGTGGACTGCTGGAGCACTATGCCGGCGCCTTCCCGCCGTGGCTCGCCCCGGTGCAGGCCATCTTTATCCCGATTGCCGACCGCCACAACGCCTACTGTCATGCCCGGGCAGAGCTACTGCGCCAGGCCGGCCTGCGCGTGCAGGTGGACGATTCCAGCGAGCGCATGAGCGCCAAGATTCGCCAAGCCCAGTTGCAGAAGATCCCCTATATGCTGGTGGTGGGAGATCGCGAGCTGGAGGCCGGCGCGGTGGCCGTGCGCCTGCGGAGCGGCGAGGACCTGGGAAGCGTCCCCTTCGAGACGTTCCAGCAACAGCTTACCGAAGCGGTACGCACCCGCCGTTTCGAGCTGTGGAAGTAG